In the genome of Cupriavidus malaysiensis, one region contains:
- a CDS encoding DUF2188 domain-containing protein, which translates to MSISNSNFHVVYDGTRWAVAIEGEGRVRVGVTYARALAIATSLATLRGALLYIHNEDGTVAQRVSFC; encoded by the coding sequence ATGAGTATCTCAAACAGCAATTTTCACGTCGTTTACGACGGCACACGTTGGGCGGTTGCCATTGAAGGCGAAGGCCGGGTGAGAGTGGGAGTCACTTATGCCCGCGCATTGGCCATTGCTACGTCACTGGCGACGCTAAGAGGTGCACTGCTCTATATACACAATGAAGACGGCACGGTGGCACAGAGGGTCAGCTTCTGCTGA
- a CDS encoding DUF2188 domain-containing protein — MTTATIRVTLAEDGRWTVQSDSFERERFYFLSRAEAIAAGVQKALEQAGLLVIYGVGDQRTELELARRAVIAG, encoded by the coding sequence ATGACAACCGCGACTATTCGAGTAACGCTCGCTGAAGACGGACGATGGACCGTGCAATCCGACAGCTTCGAACGTGAGCGCTTCTACTTTCTGTCACGCGCGGAAGCGATAGCTGCCGGTGTGCAGAAGGCCTTGGAGCAAGCCGGTCTTCTGGTGATCTACGGCGTCGGCGATCAACGGACCGAGCTTGAACTGGCGAGGCGTGCCGTCATCGCCGGCTAG
- the phbB gene encoding acetoacetyl-CoA reductase, whose amino-acid sequence MSKQIALVTGGMGGIGEAISVRLLDAGYIVVVTHSPGNDGAGAWLARMAEDGRHFIAYGVDVADYASCEACVARIRAEVGGVDILINNAGITRDSSFKKLNKIDWDAVLRTDLDSLFNMTKQVCDGMVERGWGRIINIASIIGSKGGFGQANYAAAKAGMHGFTKALALEVAKRGVTVNTVSPGYIATRMVTAVPAEILETRIIPQIPVGRLGQPEEIAALVQYLCSREAGFVTGANIAINGGQHMQ is encoded by the coding sequence ATGAGCAAGCAGATCGCCTTGGTAACAGGTGGCATGGGAGGCATCGGCGAAGCCATCAGCGTCAGGCTGCTGGATGCCGGTTACATCGTGGTGGTCACGCACTCGCCAGGCAATGATGGTGCGGGTGCCTGGCTGGCGAGAATGGCCGAGGACGGCCGGCACTTCATCGCGTACGGCGTGGACGTGGCCGATTACGCTTCTTGCGAAGCGTGCGTGGCAAGGATCCGGGCCGAAGTGGGGGGCGTGGATATCCTGATCAACAATGCCGGTATCACACGCGACAGCAGCTTCAAGAAGCTGAACAAGATCGATTGGGATGCCGTGCTGCGTACCGATCTCGACTCGCTCTTCAATATGACCAAGCAGGTATGCGACGGCATGGTCGAGCGTGGCTGGGGGCGCATCATCAATATCGCCTCCATCATCGGATCGAAGGGGGGCTTCGGCCAGGCCAACTATGCGGCCGCCAAGGCGGGCATGCACGGCTTCACCAAGGCGCTGGCACTCGAAGTGGCCAAGCGCGGGGTCACCGTCAACACGGTTTCCCCGGGCTATATCGCTACCAGGATGGTCACGGCGGTACCGGCGGAGATCCTGGAGACCAGGATCATCCCCCAGATCCCGGTCGGCCGGCTGGGGCAGCCGGAGGAGATCGCGGCACTGGTCCAGTACCTGTGCTCACGCGAAGCGGGCTTTGTCACCGGTGCCAACATCGCCATCAACGGCGGCCAGCACATGCAGTGA
- a CDS encoding phasin family protein: MMQALNLEPLKAMQAASFDIVFGLTTKTLDACQQLTALGVQTFRESLSESQKHVLRASAVKDAPELFALQLSLVEPTTERMRNYVQRVCEIAAGTRAEYQKVAQAQFDSNLRNMQQALEKASQGAPSGTDGTWNAWQSTLASTAAFYDSMQQATQHAIELAEHQVIDAAATASSAARKANAESARSEAKR; the protein is encoded by the coding sequence ATGATGCAAGCATTGAATCTGGAACCGCTGAAGGCCATGCAAGCCGCCAGCTTCGATATCGTCTTCGGCCTGACCACAAAGACCCTGGACGCCTGCCAGCAACTCACGGCGCTTGGCGTGCAGACGTTCCGGGAAAGCCTGTCGGAAAGCCAGAAGCATGTGCTCAGGGCCTCCGCCGTCAAGGACGCACCGGAACTCTTCGCGCTGCAACTGAGCCTGGTCGAGCCCACGACGGAAAGAATGCGGAACTACGTGCAACGTGTGTGCGAGATCGCCGCCGGTACCCGTGCGGAATACCAGAAGGTCGCGCAAGCCCAGTTCGATTCCAATCTGCGCAACATGCAGCAGGCCCTGGAGAAGGCCAGCCAAGGTGCGCCGAGCGGAACCGATGGCACTTGGAACGCCTGGCAATCCACCTTGGCCTCCACGGCTGCCTTCTATGACTCCATGCAGCAGGCCACCCAGCACGCCATCGAGCTGGCCGAGCACCAGGTGATCGACGCGGCCGCGACAGCCTCGAGCGCCGCGCGCAAGGCCAATGCAGAATCCGCGCGTTCTGAGGCAAAGCGCTGA
- a CDS encoding recombinase family protein, with protein sequence MRSTFIYSNSAPDMDAIEHQLSAADRAGYTVDLRRAFWECVPPLVSALERPQLRALMQRLANGDVVVAMQLSCLGRSVQDVLATIMRFRKLGVGLYCVELGRADLARRSPPMAVTLLRAIAAIDEATRSERMRASAAEAKANGKQLGRRPSLGKAERNGILQSLSDGASVSEVARSFGTSRQTVLRIRTAHAEQNGPLSPLKPAGGAPPDNLETESPPLADRPGRA encoded by the coding sequence ATGCGGTCGACGTTCATCTATTCGAATAGCGCACCGGACATGGATGCCATCGAGCACCAGTTGTCGGCAGCCGACCGCGCAGGCTATACCGTCGACCTGAGGCGTGCCTTCTGGGAGTGCGTGCCGCCCTTGGTAAGCGCGCTCGAACGCCCCCAGCTGCGCGCTCTCATGCAGCGCCTCGCCAACGGGGACGTGGTCGTGGCCATGCAGTTGTCCTGCCTCGGGCGCAGCGTCCAGGATGTGCTCGCGACCATCATGAGATTCCGCAAGCTCGGCGTCGGGCTGTACTGCGTGGAGCTGGGCCGCGCGGATCTGGCCCGCAGATCGCCCCCGATGGCCGTCACGCTGCTGCGCGCCATTGCCGCGATCGACGAGGCGACGCGCAGCGAGCGCATGCGCGCGAGCGCCGCCGAGGCCAAGGCCAACGGCAAGCAGCTGGGGCGGCGGCCCTCGCTCGGGAAGGCGGAGCGCAATGGGATCCTGCAGTCGCTGTCGGATGGAGCTTCGGTCAGCGAGGTGGCCCGGTCCTTCGGCACATCCCGGCAGACAGTGCTGCGCATCCGGACCGCCCATGCCGAACAGAACGGCCCGCTCAGCCCGTTGAAGCCGGCTGGCGGTGCGCCGCCCGACAACCTGGAAACCGAATCCCCGCCGCTCGCCGACAGGCCTGGGCGGGCATGA
- a CDS encoding CheR family methyltransferase yields MAPSIASGLFSKLKFPIIGLGASAGGTEALLSFFEEMPADNGMAFVIVLHLAPEQSSHLAGILQNVTAMPVQQVTTTTAIEKNHVYVIAPSSDLQMVDDYLQVRKAAAHAGPQVAIDLFFRTLAESQRERAIGIILSGVGSDGSVGLAHVKEMGGVTLAQSPDDAKFDGMPNSAIATGKVDIVLPAAEMPQRLIELRDNARLIRLPSATELDQESQSSDTPLDQQDGEKALQEIMLMLRTRTSHDFRRYKRATVLRRLERRLQVNGIRDLGAYREFLQLHPEETRLLLDDMLISVTHFFRDKDAFEALQREVMPALFANRDEDGERVRVWAPGVATGEEAYSLAMLLEEASGSSHVVPPFQLFATDIDEKAITAARAGVYPETIVSDVSAERLRQFFTKDQSHFRVKKKLRERVLFALHNVLSDPPFSRLDLVCCRNLMIYLDREAQAEVLRTFHFSLRPGGYLFLGSSESADIASKYFSVVDKKHRIYRASTAARVGGVSPALASDMPGPRPIAATVETPGKRKSSYGDLHQRLLEQFAPPSVLINRDSEIVHLSDRAGRFLHYAGGEPSHNVISVVHPALRLEMRTAIFQALQGNSSVESRRVRLVRDDRPYFVKMTVRPVHDPDASDDFLLVLFDEVEDTMDAENSAQGEGSRDPLVAQLERELQRTRDQLQVTIEQSETSTEELTASNEELQAINEELRSATEELETSKEELQSINEELVTVNAELKSKVDETAKINDDLQNLITANDIGTIFVDRTMRIKRFTPRAADVFSIIPSDVGRPLFDITHRLEYDGLAADTAEAFGSLRLIEREVRSTHGHWYIARFMPYRTTEDRIDGAVLTFIDITARREAEERLHEGERRMRIVAESTKEYAIITIDESGLVMTWNTGAVRMFGFEESEIVGQPFELLYPPDEREHGVAGEELRRAREEGRVEEDRWHIRKDGSRVYCTGVLMRLNEDGLRGFAKIAREVNVDEAERKRDEFLAAVSHKLKSPLNLIYANAELLARSPEAHRSLQVSRAADTIRRSAISQARLIDDLLDVSRLRTGELTIHYAAVDWREIVERICLALDEEARSKGIKLSPHLPENPVIIQADLPRMEQVVWNLVANALQSPGAGRVNVTLADDGEAATLQIEDDGSGIEAELLPHVFDMVERGRPSLGRDDRLGIGLYLVKELVGLHGGSITVESTGMASGARFTVALPLRRDNARETDEGRFEAKPLKAVHVLMVDEDTSTNDAFQALLSTEGAQVTCTDSSEEAIRIVEDQAIDVVLSGLNLGGPERLAFLAALRAKPENAHLPVIALSAVVQRGGMQGAMQNGYSAYLTKPIVLDELMAAIARVRSPRDE; encoded by the coding sequence ATGGCTCCGTCCATTGCATCAGGGCTGTTCAGCAAGCTCAAGTTTCCGATCATCGGCCTCGGCGCTTCGGCGGGAGGCACCGAAGCCTTGCTCAGCTTCTTTGAAGAGATGCCTGCCGACAATGGCATGGCCTTTGTCATTGTCCTGCACCTCGCACCGGAGCAGTCCAGCCATCTTGCCGGCATCCTCCAGAACGTCACCGCGATGCCGGTGCAGCAGGTCACCACCACGACCGCGATCGAGAAGAACCACGTCTACGTCATCGCGCCGTCGTCCGACCTGCAGATGGTCGACGACTACCTGCAGGTCCGCAAGGCCGCGGCGCACGCCGGCCCGCAAGTCGCGATCGACCTGTTCTTCCGCACGCTCGCCGAATCGCAACGCGAGCGCGCCATCGGCATCATCCTGTCCGGCGTTGGCAGCGACGGCTCGGTGGGCCTGGCGCACGTCAAGGAAATGGGAGGCGTGACCCTGGCGCAGAGTCCGGACGATGCAAAGTTCGACGGCATGCCCAATAGTGCCATCGCGACAGGCAAGGTCGATATCGTGCTGCCCGCGGCGGAAATGCCGCAGCGCCTGATCGAGTTGCGCGACAACGCGCGCCTGATCCGGCTGCCGTCGGCGACCGAACTCGACCAGGAGAGCCAGTCGAGCGACACCCCTCTCGACCAGCAGGATGGAGAAAAAGCGCTGCAGGAAATCATGCTCATGCTGCGCACGCGCACCTCTCACGATTTCCGGCGCTACAAGCGGGCCACAGTCCTCAGGCGGCTCGAGCGGCGCCTGCAGGTCAACGGCATCCGCGACCTGGGCGCCTATCGCGAATTCCTGCAGCTGCATCCCGAGGAAACGCGCCTGCTGCTGGATGACATGCTGATCAGCGTCACGCACTTCTTCCGCGACAAAGACGCTTTCGAAGCCTTGCAGCGCGAGGTGATGCCGGCCCTGTTCGCCAATCGGGACGAAGACGGGGAACGCGTGCGCGTGTGGGCGCCCGGGGTTGCCACCGGGGAAGAGGCCTACTCGCTGGCCATGCTTCTGGAAGAGGCTTCCGGCTCGAGCCATGTCGTACCGCCGTTCCAGTTGTTTGCCACCGACATCGATGAAAAGGCGATCACCGCGGCACGGGCCGGGGTCTATCCGGAAACCATCGTCAGCGATGTCTCAGCGGAGCGGCTCCGGCAGTTCTTCACCAAGGACCAGTCGCACTTCCGCGTCAAGAAGAAGCTGCGCGAGCGCGTGCTGTTCGCCCTGCACAATGTGCTGAGCGATCCGCCATTCTCCCGGCTGGACCTGGTGTGCTGCCGCAACCTGATGATCTACCTCGACAGGGAGGCGCAGGCGGAAGTCCTGCGCACTTTCCACTTTTCGCTGCGTCCCGGCGGCTACCTGTTCCTCGGCAGTTCGGAGTCGGCCGATATCGCCTCCAAGTACTTCAGCGTCGTCGACAAGAAGCATCGAATCTACCGGGCCAGCACCGCGGCCCGCGTGGGCGGGGTATCGCCGGCGCTCGCGAGCGACATGCCCGGCCCGCGGCCGATTGCCGCTACCGTCGAGACCCCGGGCAAGCGCAAATCCTCGTATGGCGACCTGCATCAGCGCCTGCTCGAGCAGTTTGCGCCGCCCAGCGTGCTGATCAACCGCGATTCGGAGATCGTGCACCTGTCGGACCGGGCGGGCCGTTTCCTGCACTATGCCGGCGGCGAACCATCGCACAATGTCATCTCGGTGGTGCATCCGGCGCTGCGGCTTGAAATGCGTACGGCGATATTCCAGGCCCTGCAGGGCAACAGCAGCGTGGAATCGCGGCGCGTCCGCCTGGTGCGCGACGATCGCCCCTATTTCGTCAAGATGACGGTGCGCCCGGTGCATGACCCCGATGCATCCGATGACTTCCTGCTGGTGCTCTTCGACGAGGTCGAGGACACCATGGATGCGGAGAACAGCGCCCAGGGCGAAGGCAGCCGGGACCCCCTGGTGGCACAGCTCGAGCGCGAATTGCAGCGCACGCGCGACCAGCTGCAGGTGACCATCGAACAGTCGGAAACGTCCACGGAGGAGTTGACCGCATCGAACGAGGAGCTGCAGGCGATCAACGAAGAGTTGCGCTCGGCCACGGAAGAGCTCGAGACCAGCAAGGAGGAACTGCAGTCGATCAATGAGGAGCTGGTCACCGTCAATGCCGAACTGAAATCCAAGGTGGACGAGACCGCGAAGATCAACGACGACCTGCAGAACCTGATCACGGCCAACGACATCGGCACCATCTTCGTCGACCGGACCATGCGCATCAAGCGCTTCACCCCGCGCGCTGCCGACGTGTTCAGCATCATCCCGTCCGACGTCGGCCGCCCCCTCTTCGACATCACCCATCGGCTCGAATACGACGGACTCGCCGCCGATACGGCGGAGGCATTCGGTTCCCTGCGCCTGATCGAGCGCGAAGTGCGAAGCACGCATGGGCACTGGTATATCGCGCGCTTCATGCCATATCGGACCACGGAGGACCGCATCGACGGTGCAGTGCTGACCTTCATCGATATCACTGCGCGACGCGAAGCCGAGGAACGCCTGCACGAGGGCGAGCGGCGCATGCGCATCGTGGCGGAGAGCACGAAGGAGTACGCCATCATCACCATTGACGAGAGCGGGCTGGTGATGACCTGGAACACCGGCGCAGTGCGCATGTTCGGCTTCGAGGAAAGCGAGATCGTCGGGCAGCCGTTCGAACTGCTCTACCCGCCCGACGAGCGCGAGCACGGTGTGGCGGGCGAAGAACTGCGCAGGGCACGCGAGGAAGGACGTGTGGAGGAAGATCGATGGCACATACGGAAGGACGGCTCGCGCGTGTATTGCACCGGCGTCCTGATGCGTCTGAACGAGGATGGCCTGCGCGGCTTCGCCAAGATCGCCCGCGAGGTCAATGTCGACGAAGCCGAGCGCAAGCGCGACGAGTTCCTCGCGGCGGTATCGCACAAGCTCAAGAGCCCGCTCAACCTGATCTATGCCAACGCGGAATTGCTGGCACGCTCCCCCGAGGCACACCGGAGCCTGCAAGTGTCCCGTGCCGCCGACACGATCCGGCGCAGCGCCATCAGCCAGGCACGGCTGATTGATGACTTGCTGGATGTGTCGCGCCTGCGCACGGGGGAGTTGACCATCCACTACGCGGCGGTGGACTGGCGCGAGATCGTCGAGCGCATCTGCCTGGCCTTGGACGAGGAAGCGCGCAGCAAGGGCATCAAGCTCTCGCCGCACCTGCCGGAGAATCCGGTGATCATCCAGGCCGACCTGCCCCGCATGGAGCAAGTGGTATGGAACCTGGTCGCCAACGCGCTGCAGTCGCCGGGTGCCGGCCGGGTGAACGTTACGCTGGCGGACGATGGCGAAGCGGCGACGCTGCAGATCGAAGACGATGGCAGCGGCATCGAAGCGGAGCTGTTGCCGCACGTGTTCGACATGGTCGAACGCGGCCGCCCGTCGCTGGGCCGCGACGACAGGCTTGGGATCGGGCTCTACCTGGTCAAGGAACTGGTCGGCCTGCACGGCGGCTCGATCACGGTCGAATCCACCGGCATGGCATCCGGCGCCCGCTTTACGGTCGCCTTGCCATTGCGCCGCGACAATGCCAGGGAGACCGACGAGGGACGGTTCGAGGCCAAGCCATTGAAGGCAGTGCACGTCCTCATGGTGGATGAGGACACGTCGACCAACGATGCGTTCCAGGCGCTGCTCAGCACCGAAGGCGCACAGGTGACCTGCACGGACAGCAGCGAAGAGGCCATCCGGATAGTGGAAGACCAGGCCATCGATGTCGTGCTGTCCGGCTTGAACCTGGGCGGGCCGGAGCGCCTCGCTTTCCTTGCGGCCCTGCGCGCCAAGCCTGAGAACGCCCACCTGCCTGTCATCGCGCTCAGCGCCGTGGTGCAGCGCGGCGGCATGCAAGGCGCCATGCAGAATGGCTACTCCGCCTACCTGACCAAGCCGATCGTACTCGATGAACTGATGGCGGCAATCGCACGCGTACGCTCTCCCAGGGACGAATAG
- a CDS encoding alpha-1,4-glucan--maltose-1-phosphate maltosyltransferase: protein MRICKLDLTSATEPDALSNELRRIAALGFSHVLCSGWPAPLADDRDALGATAALCAACERTRLSLLLDLSLDRCPVQQTRIDPDWIDRAATASAPHETDSHLPGARLRWHDAGVAEALSGWWAAQLGAAFAAGVAGFCLRAPHRVAGRHWKSLTAMLHAAAGAAPDGRHPRLLVWTPGLSPAQLEDLAQGRFDGAFCSLPWWDFRSSWLSEEIGRLRRFGRVLAATSLTAAVQDALTARRALWSAAALCDGILVPAGFETGGRQGGDLADAAPSLSAESGPCRAAGYDITDELLQANTWLEARGSEPALSVRQLTGSHAPLTALLRLPLADADRGSDALPGQDVLAVVINPSAREPGSLGADRILGSSPDPAARLEPSPGSPAGARDGAAMDALDALAVISLAAGDIRLYRAVPVPARPPVTRAARQGEAISASGLGSVVAALEAPRIVIEQVAPCCDAGRFAVRRVVGERVEVSADIWMDGHAQLAACVLWRAPGEQDWHEAPMRHVVNDRWRGAFPLAALGRHEFTVEAWHDTFASWLDEIAKKLAAGVDITLEIEEGARLVADALLPPGGEPPPPDGALAGIVDALAASAGDDAHRLEILLAAATAAAMRAAMQHPSGRPFITRHPVPMPVEAERLATRFASWYELFPRSQSGSARRHGTFDDVIARLPAIRAMGFDVLYFPPIHPIGRTHRKGRNNSLRCEPGDPGSPYAIGAEEGGHDALHPELGTFEDFHRLRDAAAAAGLELALDFAVQCSLDHPWLKAHPEWFARRPDGSLRYAENPPKKYEDIVNPDFYAPAPAATALWQALRDVVMFWLEQGVRIFRVDNPHTKPLPFWEWMIEDVRAHYPDAIFLSEAFTRPKMMARLAKVGFSQSYTYFTWRNTKAELMEYLTELTQGPLREYFRPHFFVNTPDINPPFLHEGGRPAFLIRAALAALLSGLWGMYSGFELCESEPLVVDGKVREEYLDSEKYQLRPRNWQQPGNIVAEITRLNLLRLQHPALQSHLGLRFYHAGNDAILYFARFVPGEETLFGDDVLLVAINLDPRHAQEASIEIPLWEWGLPDQAGVSVQDLMSGHHFKLNGKQQHIRLDPAHVPFALWQVTPIGGARRAAAAPAEGGGAGA from the coding sequence GTGCGGATCTGCAAACTCGACCTCACCTCTGCCACGGAGCCGGATGCCTTGAGCAACGAGCTCCGGCGCATCGCCGCGCTCGGCTTCAGCCATGTGCTGTGCAGCGGCTGGCCGGCCCCGCTCGCGGATGACCGCGATGCGCTGGGCGCCACGGCCGCGCTCTGCGCCGCCTGCGAGCGCACCCGCCTGTCCCTCTTGCTGGACCTTTCGCTGGACCGCTGTCCGGTGCAGCAGACGCGTATCGATCCCGACTGGATCGATCGTGCTGCAACGGCCTCCGCCCCGCATGAAACCGACAGCCATCTCCCCGGCGCCCGCCTGCGCTGGCACGATGCAGGCGTCGCCGAAGCGTTGAGCGGCTGGTGGGCCGCGCAGCTCGGCGCGGCCTTCGCCGCCGGCGTGGCCGGGTTTTGCTTGCGCGCGCCGCATCGGGTGGCCGGCCGCCACTGGAAAAGCCTGACCGCTATGCTGCACGCCGCGGCCGGCGCGGCGCCGGATGGCCGGCATCCGCGCCTTCTGGTATGGACGCCCGGCCTTTCGCCCGCGCAGCTTGAAGATCTCGCGCAAGGGAGATTCGATGGCGCCTTCTGCTCCCTGCCGTGGTGGGACTTCCGCAGCAGCTGGCTGAGCGAGGAGATCGGGCGGCTGCGCCGCTTCGGGCGGGTGCTTGCCGCGACGTCGCTGACAGCCGCCGTCCAGGATGCACTGACGGCGCGTCGTGCGTTGTGGAGCGCGGCGGCCCTGTGCGACGGCATCCTGGTACCCGCCGGCTTCGAGACCGGTGGCAGGCAAGGCGGCGATCTGGCCGACGCCGCCCCATCTTTGAGCGCGGAATCCGGCCCGTGCCGTGCCGCCGGCTACGACATCACCGATGAACTGCTGCAAGCCAACACCTGGCTGGAGGCGCGCGGCAGCGAGCCGGCCTTGTCGGTACGGCAGCTGACGGGCAGCCATGCACCGCTCACGGCACTCTTGCGCCTGCCCCTGGCGGATGCGGACCGCGGCAGCGATGCGCTGCCCGGCCAGGACGTGCTCGCCGTGGTGATCAACCCGAGCGCGCGCGAACCGGGCAGTCTGGGCGCCGATCGCATCCTTGGCAGCTCACCCGATCCGGCCGCCCGCCTGGAGCCATCCCCGGGCAGTCCTGCGGGCGCGCGCGATGGCGCCGCCATGGATGCGCTGGATGCGCTGGCAGTCATCTCGCTGGCGGCAGGAGACATCCGCCTGTATCGCGCCGTACCCGTGCCCGCACGGCCGCCCGTCACCCGCGCGGCGCGCCAGGGCGAAGCCATCAGCGCGTCCGGCCTGGGCAGCGTGGTGGCCGCACTGGAGGCGCCGCGCATCGTCATCGAGCAGGTGGCTCCCTGCTGCGACGCCGGGCGCTTTGCCGTGCGCCGCGTGGTGGGCGAGCGCGTCGAGGTCAGCGCCGATATCTGGATGGACGGACACGCCCAGCTGGCGGCGTGCGTGCTGTGGCGCGCGCCCGGCGAGCAGGACTGGCACGAGGCACCGATGCGGCATGTGGTCAATGACCGCTGGCGCGGCGCCTTTCCCCTGGCGGCGCTCGGACGGCACGAGTTCACGGTGGAGGCCTGGCACGATACCTTTGCGAGCTGGCTCGACGAGATCGCGAAGAAGCTCGCCGCCGGCGTCGACATCACGCTGGAAATCGAGGAAGGCGCGCGGCTGGTGGCGGACGCCCTGCTGCCGCCCGGCGGCGAGCCGCCGCCGCCCGATGGCGCGCTGGCCGGCATCGTCGATGCGCTGGCCGCCAGTGCCGGCGACGACGCCCACCGGCTGGAGATCCTCCTCGCCGCAGCCACCGCCGCGGCCATGCGCGCGGCCATGCAGCATCCTTCGGGGCGGCCTTTCATCACGCGCCACCCGGTGCCGATGCCGGTCGAGGCCGAGCGGCTGGCCACCCGCTTCGCCAGCTGGTATGAGCTCTTCCCGCGCTCGCAGAGCGGCAGTGCCCGGCGGCACGGCACCTTCGACGATGTGATCGCCCGCCTGCCCGCCATTCGCGCCATGGGCTTCGACGTGCTCTACTTCCCACCCATCCATCCGATCGGCAGGACGCACCGCAAGGGACGCAACAACAGCCTGCGCTGCGAGCCGGGTGACCCTGGCAGCCCCTACGCGATCGGGGCGGAAGAAGGCGGGCACGATGCCCTGCACCCGGAACTCGGTACGTTCGAGGACTTTCACCGCCTGCGCGATGCCGCCGCGGCGGCCGGGCTGGAGCTGGCGCTGGACTTTGCCGTCCAGTGCTCGCTCGATCATCCCTGGCTGAAGGCGCACCCGGAGTGGTTCGCGCGTCGGCCCGATGGCTCACTGCGCTACGCGGAGAACCCGCCGAAGAAGTACGAGGACATCGTCAACCCGGACTTCTACGCCCCGGCTCCGGCGGCCACGGCGCTCTGGCAGGCCTTGCGCGACGTGGTCATGTTCTGGCTGGAACAGGGCGTGCGCATCTTCCGCGTCGACAACCCCCACACCAAGCCGCTGCCGTTCTGGGAGTGGATGATCGAGGACGTCCGCGCACACTATCCGGACGCCATCTTCCTGTCCGAGGCCTTTACGCGGCCCAAGATGATGGCGCGGCTCGCCAAGGTGGGCTTCAGCCAGTCCTATACCTACTTCACCTGGCGCAACACCAAGGCCGAGCTCATGGAGTACCTGACCGAGCTGACGCAAGGCCCGCTGCGTGAATACTTCCGCCCGCACTTCTTCGTCAATACGCCAGACATCAACCCCCCCTTCCTGCATGAAGGCGGGCGCCCTGCGTTCCTGATCCGCGCGGCGCTGGCCGCGTTGTTATCCGGCTTGTGGGGCATGTACAGCGGCTTCGAGCTGTGCGAGTCCGAGCCCCTCGTCGTGGACGGGAAGGTGCGGGAGGAGTATCTCGACTCGGAGAAGTATCAACTGCGCCCCCGCAACTGGCAGCAGCCCGGCAACATCGTCGCGGAGATCACGCGCCTGAACCTGCTCCGCCTGCAGCATCCCGCCCTGCAGAGCCATCTGGGGCTGCGCTTCTACCATGCCGGCAACGATGCCATCCTGTATTTCGCGCGCTTCGTGCCGGGCGAGGAAACATTGTTCGGGGATGACGTCCTGCTCGTCGCCATCAACCTCGATCCGCGCCACGCGCAGGAGGCCTCCATCGAGATTCCACTATGGGAATGGGGCCTGCCTGACCAGGCAGGCGTGTCCGTGCAGGACCTGATGAGCGGCCACCACTTCAAGCTGAACGGCAAGCAGCAGCACATCCGGCTGGATCCGGCCCATGTGCCGTTCGCGCTCTGGCAGGTCACCCCCATCGGCGGCGCCCGCCGCGCCGCAGCCGCCCCGGCTGAGGGCGGCGGGGCCGGTGCCTGA